The nucleotide sequence GCAAAGAAGTGCTCAATCAACTTGTCAAGTACATTCAGGAAGTTAAAGATGCTGAAAAAATTGTGCAGTTGAACTTCATTTGCACCCATAATTCAAGAAGAAGTCAGCTGGGGCAAATATGGTCTCAGTTAGCTGCCTATTATTTCGATGTTCCCGCCCATTGCTATTCTGGAGGAACTGAGATCACTGCATTCAACTGGAGGGCAGTAAAGGCCTTGGAAAAGGCTGGATTTAAAATTTCTAAACTGGGAAATGAAAACCCATTATATGAAATCTTTCCTGGAGAGGATATTCCATCCCTTAAGGCCTATTCAAAGCTTTATAATGATACCAATAATCCAACAACCGACTTTACTGCTATCATGACCTGCTCCCACGCAGATCATAACTGCCCACATATCCCGGGAGCCACGAAAAGAATCCCCATCAGGTATGACGACCCAAAAGCCTTTGACGATACAGCTCTTGAAGAGGAAAAGTATATCGAAAGGTCTGAGCAGATCGCAGCAGAAATGTTTTATGTTTTCTCAAAGATCAAATAAATCAAATAGGCTGGTGAGAAGCCCCCTGTCTATCCAATCCATTGGCCTCTTTAAAGGCCTTGAAAAACCATCAAAATGAAAAAACTGAGCTTTCTCAACCAATACCTAACACTTTGGATATTCCTGGCAATGGGAATAGGTATCCTTTTGGGATATGTCTTTCCAGGCTTTGCGGACAAGATCAACAGTTATAGCCAAGGTACCACCAATATCCCTATTGCTATAGGCTTAATTTTAATGATGTACCCGCCCTTGGCCAAGGCTGATTACAGCCTATTGCCCAAGGTGTTTAAAAACATAAAAATTCTTAGTGTTTCACTTTTGCTCAATTGGATTATAGGACCAATTTTAATGTTTATTCTAGCCTTAATATTTTTAAGGGACCAGCCAGAATACATGACGGGATTGATTCTTATTGGACTAGCAAGATGCATTGCCATGGTACTGGTATGGAATGATCTGGCAGAGGGCAGTAAGGAATATGGTGCAGGCTTAGTAGCCCTTAA is from Echinicola marina and encodes:
- a CDS encoding low molecular weight phosphatase family protein: MNIKQKNIYPELFDKIGEIIGNVPNEARKEVLNQLVKYIQEVKDAEKIVQLNFICTHNSRRSQLGQIWSQLAAYYFDVPAHCYSGGTEITAFNWRAVKALEKAGFKISKLGNENPLYEIFPGEDIPSLKAYSKLYNDTNNPTTDFTAIMTCSHADHNCPHIPGATKRIPIRYDDPKAFDDTALEEEKYIERSEQIAAEMFYVFSKIK